The nucleotide window CTTTTTCCGCTGCACAGCATGCGCATCCGTCCTTATACCGAAGGAGAGCAAGGCGCTCTTCTCGCCATCTTTCAATCGTCCGTCCATGGGCTGGCCAGCCGTGACTATACGGCCGAGCAGATCGCGGCCTGGGCTCCCCGTGTACTCGATGCCGAATCCCGGCGGTCGTGGGATCGCCGGATCGACGCCAATCGTCCGTGGGCAGTCGAGATCGATGGCCGGCCGGTGGCCTTCGCCGACTTGCAGCAAACAGGTTATATCGACCAGTTTTTCGTGGCACCGGATTTTGCCGGAAAAGGCGTTGGGACTGCCCTGATGCGCCACCTGCTCGATATTGCGTCGGCTCGCCGGCTGCCAGCACTGTTCTCCTGCGTCAGCCTGACTGCGCAGCCGTTCTTTGCCCGTTTCGGCTTTCTGATCGAGGAAGAGCGGACTCCAGTCGTGAGAGGCGTAGCGCTGCGCAATGCCGTCATGCGCA belongs to Pseudoduganella albidiflava and includes:
- a CDS encoding GNAT family N-acetyltransferase, giving the protein MRIRPYTEGEQGALLAIFQSSVHGLASRDYTAEQIAAWAPRVLDAESRRSWDRRIDANRPWAVEIDGRPVAFADLQQTGYIDQFFVAPDFAGKGVGTALMRHLLDIASARRLPALFSCVSLTAQPFFARFGFLIEEERTPVVRGVALRNAVMRKTLAE